GCTTAAAGCATACAAATCTTCTTCAGGGATCCAATCTTCCATGACAAACTCAGGAAACAGCCGAGTAGAGCCATTTGCAAACAACCACTGACCCTTTTCAACATTACGACAGTTAGGGCATTGCATTTAATATAACCTATATTCTCATATGCTAGTGTTCATATCAAAATTTCACATCCTTTATACTTCAAATCTACCATTAGAGGATAACACACAAAGGGTTGATTATAGCTAAGCAAAAGAGACAAGCCTTTAAGTCATTGATTCAACATAAATTACACTTTGATTATGGTCTAAGATGAAATTGAATTGGATCCGGGAATCAATATAACCAGAAAACAGGATCAAACGAACGAAATCATATTTAATCAATTCTGATAGAGGAAATGAAGGAAATACCACAATGGAATTGGTGACCACATTGGAGCTTAGCACTGGATCTGGAACCGTCGTCGACCACCAACTCGAGGCAAATCGAGCACGAAATTTCAACAAGAAACGAAGCATCCTCGTTCCCACGTTTTCCAGGGACATCTGCGGCGGAATCCGTCGATTGGCTAGCAATCTGGCGGTTGTTACGATCATCGTCAGCATTAGCTCCGGCCATATCTCCTCAATCGGAGGGAATCCACAACAAAAAAATCATCTCCGTCGCTCTCTCTCCAAATTGGTCTGCCTTTTCGAAAGCCAAGCGATAGAGAGGAAGAGACGAAGAACCGAAGACTTCGGGTTTTTTTTTCAACGCCGTATGCTCGACACGTGTACTATAAAGAACGACTCTTCCACCCCTTAATTAAGAGATGCCTTCTGATTTaattacaattttttctttttctttaaatcacaaatatcCTAAAAACCCTGTCTAAGAGACAGCGTTAATTGTGCTCTTAAGTCAATGGATTTCATCAAAGCAAGGATGGGCCGTTTGTCGACTTCGAAAGGAAACCAAAGGCCGCTTGTGGGCCGTATAAAGGggcttttaaatataatttatcagcCTATTGAATGAAATAATCAGGACCCAGTCAAATATAATCAGTTACCAGCCAGTTTCAAACATTGTAGAAAAATCTCATGCAGGCTATATGGAGTATGTATCTAGGTTTACGAGAGTGCTTATGAAGCACCGTTAGAAGGCGTCAACTTACACAGGGCCCACCAAATACTATTAAAGCCCATCTTGATTGTAAAAAATGTTTACCGCATCGACAAGAGTTGCGTTGGTAGAAAGGAAGAGCGGTTATGGTAGTTATGACGCAATGCTCTACGATTCTTGCCGAAGAACGGCGGCCATTAGAGGGCGGTGAACCCACGCATTCGCATAGACGGCGCTGGAGCACTCCGGCTGATCCCGGCGGCGAGTCTCTACAAGAATGCTTCACCACGGACGACGAGTACAAAGAACAGCCAAGTCATGTGTCTGAAGTGAGTTTTGACGATTTTGTCTCGTGCTCGTCGTCGTCGGGAAATGGTTACAGTTTCTATCTCGGGGGAGAGATGTCTCCGTGGGGATCTCCGCTACTGACCGAGTCGAGACCGATCGCGCCGACGCGTGGAGAAGGGAGGAGAGGAAGAAGCGTGAGGAGGAAGAAAGATCTCCCGCCGTTTCTGACGACGCTGGATTGTAACGGACGGCCGAGATTCTATCACAGGAGGGTGAGAAGCGAAGGACGGCTAGAGATTTCCGGCGTGGCAGTGAATCTACCGGAGATAGTGAGTGTTCGTGGAATAGAAGGACTCAGAATCGGAACAGTCAGAGTCAGTCGAGAACACGGCGAAGGAGAAGGAAAATGACGTTCAATAGGCccatataaatgttaaattacTGGGTCGAAAAGCCCAAAAATGTAAGCTGACGTGTCGATAGAAGATTTGTTTGTCAAAGGGAATACCTTTTAACACAGGCCGTGCGATTGCAAGTGTTCGCTGGAGTCAGAGAAAGCTTTGATTTGTACGGAAAGAAAGTGAAATAGCAAATCAGAGCAGAGCTATGGCGGAGGAAGAGAACGGGAGCGTAGGGAAACCAAGAGCCAAGGTAGTATGTAGAGACGAACGTCGTTACGATTTGAGCCAAGTCCATGTTTTTATCAATCTCTGAGATCTCTTATTGTAGCTAGTAACGGTTATAGAAATCACGCTGCGGATTCTAGGGTTTTCAATTTTTAGGTTTTGTGTCTGCTTGTTTGTGATTGTTAAAGTTAAAGCCTTTCTTGTCTCTCTTACTTACTACTCTCAAAGTCATGTGGTTTGTCTAAATTGTCAGAAAGACATTGCTCCAGGGAGGTTGATCGATACCTATGCAGCACAATGCGAGAACTGTCACCAGTGGAGAGTTATTGATAGCCAGGAGGAGTACGAGGACATCAGAAGTAGAATGATCGACGACCCATTCACCTGCGACAAGAAACAAATCTCTTGCGAAGACCCTGCGGATCTCGACTACGACTCCTCTCGAACCTGGGTCATCGACAAGCCTGGTCTCCCCAAAACCCCCAAGGGTTTCAAGAGGAGCCTTGTCCTCCGCAAAGACTACTCTAAGATGGATACTTACTACTTCACTCCTACCGGCAAAAAGCTTAGGAGCCGCAACGAAGTCGCTTCCTACGTTGAAGCCAATCCTGAATTCAAGGGTGCGCCTCTTGAAGACTTCTCTTTCACTGTCCCCAAGGTGATGGAGGACACTGCTCCTCCTGATCCTAAGGTTGTTGCCTCTCCTGTTGCTAAGGTTGCGGTCTCtcctgttgctgctgctgcaccttctgatgatgatgtttCGGACAAGAGCACCAAATCCAAGGGATTCAAAGGAAAATTTAAGCTTGAAGAAGTGACCCTCTCCGGTTCTCCACACGTTTCTCCTGCTCCCTAATCTTAATGCTTTGCTTAGTTTGTTTGtagatttgtgttttttttttgtctcagaCTGTTATATGATATAGTCTACTAAGTtggatatttttatttcttgggAAGAAGCTAAGTCGCCTCTCTGACCTCTTTAATCGAAACTCGTAGCTTTGAAAAGAATGatgtagattaaaaaaatacaagttgaGTGGTATACATGATCAACCCTCTCTTTCTCTGATCTAGAGTAGAGCCGTAAATTAGGTTAGTCCACGTCCATTAGTCCATATACATTTGTCCATTTATTGTTTGCGGTCAGAAAGTGACCATGTCTATTAAGAACAATGTCCATTAAGGACTAGATCCACTAACACCCATGTTTACATGGACTGCCATGGAGTCCATAATAgaccatataagaaaaatttaaattttgcggttttggcagaaaaagtCAATTTTGCGGTTGTGGCGGAGAAaatcgatttttcggttttagcaaaaaaaaaacagattttccAATTTTTGCGAGAAACCCCGATTTTGAGGTTTTAatgggaaaactcgatttttgcggttttagcggaaaaaatcgattttgcggttttggcggaaaaactcgatttttggttttggcggaaaaactcgattttgcggttttggcgagaaaaactcgattttgcggttttggcggaaaaactcgattttgcggttttggcggaaaaactcgatttccggttttggcagaaaaactcgattttccgaTTTTGGCAAGAAAcctcgatttttcggttttagcgaaaattttgattttgcgGTTTAGGTGGAATActtgattttatggttttgacaaaaaaacttaatattaagttttttgcggaaaaaatcgattttacgattttgacggaaaaactcaaattttagAAACCTTAGCTTTTTGTGACCATTGGATCGCCCATGTCCACGTAGTCCAAATCCATTAACGCCCATTACCTATTGGTCATGTGATTCTTGTCCATTTATAATCCGTATGGACAAATAGATGTCACCAAATTAGACCCATTTATATTTGGATATGGGCAACGAATGGTTAGCCCGCCCATTTGACAGCTATAATCTAGAGGTAGTGTTGATAAGATTAGCAGCGTTATCCTCTGAATCTTCTCTTTGCTTAGCTTGACGTAAATTCTGATATCCTCTGAATTTAAAAAAGGATATATCAGTAGCAtccaaaataaattaacaaatatcTATTTTGCGTACACATCTCTATTTTGCGTATGgacgattaaattttttttatataaaaactctatatttactTTTGGAATATTTGAATCTCAAGAGAGATAATCTTCGTATTAATCTAAAAACACCAAGGTTCATACTGAATTGAGAATGATTGTCACTCTCTTTATAATACTCCATTAGAAGTCACCAAGACAAGATAATTGTTTACCGTTCCATAGAATTTGATGCTGCCTTTGAAGTAACCATAGTTTACAACAAAAACTTCATCACCATCACATGAAGAACCATCAACTATTGAAACCGGTAATACCTGTTGTCAATTACCTTTTCTAAACAGTTCAATTGaatcaaagtttttgtttttccaatTCCATTGGAAAAGGCAcacaaaaaaacaatcaaaaacttTACTAGATTTAAATAAATTGGCAATCAAACAAACTAATAACCAAAGATAAATCAAatcaaagaaagagaaaaaaaacgaaTCAGAAACAAGCTGATGACAGAAGCCATCGgtttaaactataaaaaaaatctctttttttctctttcgaCGGCTAGGATTTCTAATAAACAATGTAAGCCTCGCTCTGTTAAGGACCAAGAAAGTATGAATTTGATGTGGGGGCTCGGCCTCTTTATTTGTAGTCGCAAGAGAGGAGCGATGATTGTTCTAATAAGCGATGTGAGATAATAAGAACACAAGTCTTAAACAAACACCTTCGTATGTTCATACACTTTGGAAATCTAAGTAGGTTTATCTTTTAGTATACGAGATCATACTTTGGAAATCTAAGTAGGTTTTTCTTTTGTCCTCAAATGCGGTAAATCTTCAAAACCACTACTGGTTTACGGCAAAGAGGACAACGCTTCCCTTGTAACTCCAAGGAGCATGTTAAGCAGCAGCACATATGACCAGACCtacaaatccgaaccgaaccaaacaaaAGAAGGAATCAAAAATCTACAACGCACTTGATGGTTGGAGGGTTTGTTAGTTTTTACAAGTAAAGAGAAGGCTGTGCTCTTACTCAACAAAAACGGCGTCACACTTTCGGTCAAAGCAGATCACACAGAGATCAGTTACATCTGGTGAAAGATATATATAATCAGAGCAAATTCACAAGCATATTCAGGGAAAAATGATTCACACAAACCTTCTTCAGTCGCTTGTCTCGTTCTATTTGCAGCTGCACAAAAAACTCTGCGACAAATACAAGGTGACCGCTTAATTTGGAATGACCGTTCACACACCATACGCACGTGTTAAGCTGCTAAAACATACCTGTTCCTTAACAGTCGATGCCGCCTTCTCTCTAGAAAATCTCTACTTCTCAAAAGAGTGTATTTACTAGCTGCATCAAGACCTCTGTGACATATAGCTTAACTATTAATGAAATAGCTATTCATTTGCAAGTTGTATTTGGCTTTGGTTAAAGATGTGTGTGACATACCTTTTCAGTAACGTCACATGTTTTTTCAGAATAGGCAGTCCCTGCCGCATTCTCCATAGAATATTTCCAAACATAACTAGAATATCTTCAACCACATgtagaatatatataatcaaaggCTTTGAAGTTACAATCACACCACGAACAGTCAAACAGAAGGAGGCTCCCATGGAGGCATACTTGAATATCCtgccagaaaaaaaataatcttttagattttttgttttcaaatcaaaatgttcttggaaacagagaaaaaaagcAACAACCTTGACCACGTTCCTAAGGTAGGAATGAGTTGATCGAGGGGTTTAGGTGAGATGTAGAAAGGCCCTTGATCAGGTTTTTGAATCCTGACATTCCCGCTACCATCTTTTACGGCCTTGTTGTACACAGAAAAGAGCAAACAAAAATGAGCTCAAAGTAGGCATATGAGAGAAGAGAGTAAAGAGACGGGAGAGATACCTCACCAACAACCGTAAGCCATGTACCAATTGGGAGAACGTACTCAAAGCGTCTTACTCCAAGCATCTGAAGCCACACAGATTTAGCAATGAGTAAACAGAGAAGCTAATaagtagacaaaaaaaaagaagaagggaaaGACACCTTGAGGCCTTGGAGATAAGCTAATGCTCCTGGAAGAAGCGAAGAAGGCTCAGGCTTTTCAAATACTTCACTTCCCACAGTGAAAGTAAAGCCTAATGCAGTTTCAGCTCCAGGTACATTAACGCGGCCTGTCCCATCTCCTATAAAGCATTAATGAGCAGAGTCCAGTTAAAAGAGAAAGGAAGCAGAAGGCTTTACCAGAAACCAAGGGACTTGCTTAGTGATGGGGAGGCTGATGGATGCAGTGTTCTTTCAGTTACGTTTCAGAAACTGTATCTCTTCCTGAAGgatcaattattattattattattattatcccctatatattatttgtgaaacattacaatttttttttgtagccacatgtcatcactacgATGATtgttagaattattagagaaatatgttggtccatctaattatataataagctttttattaaagtaaccataaattcattattaatgtcatttattatttccttaaataaagattacggaattgcctaatgtgggtaaaatatatatgacaattaatgattttgaataataaagatctgataaaaaaaatgtatcttctatcaaatttgtttaatttaaaactattaaaatattttttttaaaaacacaataaccatattataaaaatttgcatttttctgtatattttatattttgaatttaaaaaaatgaatataaattactaaaactgttaaaagtctcacattcaaattttgcgatccatggtttaaaatttttgttacgacaaaatacaaatgattacaaaatcatataagtaaaagtctaatttaattaattattaagatttaaaatatatatgtatatatatcattctaaattaaactataaaccatattgaataaataaatattttagtttcaaaatctaatttgaataattttttttgataaaagttttgaactaacattgataaatttttttaaattatcaattactaaaattattaatcccacaataaatattttgttatcagtaatttaaagtttttactattaaaaatacacatgataaaaaaacatatgagtagaaagcatcattaaaaaaaaaaaaattgacattaatattaaaaatatatcccCTATAtcttatttgtgaaacattacaacttctttttgtagccacatgtcatcactaggatgattcttagaattattagaaaaataggttggtccatcgaattatataataaactttttattaaactaaccataaattcattattaatgtcatttattattttcttaaataaagattacggaattgcctaatgtgggtaaagtatatatatgacaattaatgattttgaataataaagatctgataaaaaaaatgtatcttctatcaaatttgtttaatttaaaactattaaaataattttttttaaaaaacataataaccatattataaaaatttacattttttctgtatattttatattttgaattttaaaaaatgactataaattactaaaactgttaaaagtctcacattcaaatttttcgatccatggtttaaattttttgttatgacaaaatacaaatgattacaaaatcatataagtaaaagtctaatttaattaatcattaagatttaaaatatatatgtatatatatcattctaaattaaactataaaccatattgaataaataaatattttagtttcaaaatttactttgaataattttttttgataaaagttttgaactaacattgataaatttttttaaattatcaattactaaaattattaatcccacaataaaaattttgttatcagtaatttaaagttttactattaaaaatacacatgataaaaaaaacatatgagtagaaagcatcatttaaaaaaaaaagacattaatattaaaaatatactatgtatgttaatatcatttaaatttaattacatatcctatcaatttctttaaaaaaaaatgtttggattaataaaattgatttatacgttcgcaccaatttaattatatatgtaatagttactgacttttaattattcaatatatatttattatttcataatatgtaagaacatataatacataattattttatgtataatgtttatcccgcgcaaggcgcagatATTAatctagttattattattacatGCCCCCTCTTGCCGAACAGGTAAGCCAAGAAGGGGGCAAGTGCCAccacaaaaatttcaaaatttgcatatTATACTTCAAACTTTAACTTTAGTTACTTTAATCCTATTAAATATCACTTCTTAGCCATATATTTAAGTTTATATGTGTTTTGCCCCCATTAAAAAAAGATTCTACATTCGCCACTGCCTCCACTCAGGAGGAATCCATCCAAAGAATGCAGACATTACCGTTTCCTCGAGAATAACAGCAAGTATTTCACTACGCTGACATTTGAAAGGTGTGGCAGAGGCAACTGATCCTGTTACAGCGACGATCAAAGGCCTGACCTTTATCCCTTCTTCTAGCAATTCCGCTGCaccagaaaagaaaagaagtaaTCAGAAGACAgtcaaactaaaattaaaagtgAAACTGTCTGAGGGAGAGAACATACCTAGACCTTTGAGGTGGTCTCAGTGACCGAATCGAAAAATTCAACATCGCTGAAGCAGGTggcaagagaagaagagcatcacataaaaaaaataaagcaccTCGCACGTAGTAAGTAAttaagtaaaagaaaaagaagaggaaaaccATATACCCGCCGCCCGTTCTCCGGCTGAGAAGGTAAAGAAGGTAAGCGCATATGAAACATTTAAATCCACTCCAACTTATCATCTTGAGTCTTCTCCGCGctgaaaacaaacaaagagaAGCCGATTGCTTTTGGGTTCCGCAGAAACCGTTCAAAGCTTGAGAGTGAAGTGTGATGGGAAAACGATCCAACAAGTCTCCTCTTTTCTAGTccagtaaaaaatattattttatctatctattctattaaaagaaCAACATCATCTGTTGATATAGATGTACTCgaactatattaatataattattcaaaaaaattattaatcatttaaaaaaatattaaactgactaaaaatataattataaaaattaaatttctaaaaaattgtaaaacaaaacatatatccGATCTTTTAAGAACGGGTCAGAATCGAATTGCTCAAAAAGTCAAAAACATTCTGATACATAGGGTCCAAATGACAGACGGACCACGCGATGTACATCTGTTAACAATAAACTTTTttctatacatatatttttattactattttaacTTTATACTATAGGCAATGGTTTCGAAATTTATTTCATTATCAACATCATATTTTTAATCTCTTAACATTCCACatcattttatctttttctaCCTTATTTATTTAACATCTACTTCATTTTAACCCTTTACaattgtttgttttaaaaaatttcaacatCCTAccctattatttttaatttatatatttatcatttccaacataataattacatattaataatttaattataactaatttaaaaattaaaataatatataaaattattattgtgatatatttaacaaaaaaaaacacaaaaacagtTGATTATAATGAAAAATTGAGGAATTTCAAGTTTACCATTTTTAAGgtaacattatttatttttcccaCCGCTAAAggtacattttcaaaaatattttttttcattaaatgaCAAAAGATTCTTATACTCATGTTCtccatatataataaataactagattttgacccgcgcttggaaagcgcgggttttttggattatattataatacaaagtcttattatatcgaaaaatataattttaacagttatataatctatgaattagtttatttgagattttatatgtacacttttacgTAAGTTTCTTTTAGGAATGATAATTATATCCGGAtcaaaaaacaaaccgaaccgacccgaaaatataggtttagttcaggtCCAGAGAAGATAACCTATTGGCTTTTTTTGGACCCGCAggtctttgtttgagtccgggtcctaccctagacccgatcatgaatatgttgtgtttattaggtatatttggatattttgaatatgtttccggtattatggatatttttttttaagtttttggcttacgattatagtttttgatttcaggtaaattttcaaattaaaaaaaaattgggtattttcagttcatcgtgtctgattttgaatttttaggtatttgaatttttgagtatttgtttggagtttcgaatatttttcagattttttaaataaaacataaaataaaaaaatatatgttttcgaattatatttttcaaattcggaatttttttttcgatttttttttcaaaatttattttcaaaaatcaaaaattaagtttgaaatcaatttaattttttaatatattttttaagtatttatttatatatttattagaatcctaaatttcatattccaaaaactCTACTTCATCCTTCAACTTTAAAccataaatctagattagttaaccatatgagtataaatgtattttactctttattaaaagtgagggtaaatgTGATTAGTGTAAACACGAAAAAATACTATACATGAAGGGGCttttgcaaatatgactcaaaacttgagtcaaacacaaaactaacccatgtttttttgaaactttgacTTGCCTCTTTCATCCATaaagttcagattattcacgaaaatgtcatcattttttttttctttttttcaaaaatgcatattttactctatcaccctcatcttcctcaagtattcacaatattgccattgccatcaatataccaaccaccatgaacaaccaatttaaagttcttaatgcacctaaaaatcgatttacactctttttttctcaattcttatgaattaaaaaaaacaactctTTCACTTTTTCTccatattcataaaaaaaatccagaattttagaatcaaattttttatggttcatagagccattgaagcttacgattcttggtgggtcacttttttttgagattctgggtgcttggagaagacttatgtgtgctaaacaagttatctcactggttgaaactatgaaattgagagtttttccagatctgttcgtccagacgacttacaggtaagtcttctggttgcagacgacttacctggaagtcgtctggtcaatgcagaggttagttttgcaattgacttttaatttattttttctagacgacttacaggttAGTCGTCCAcctttgtttgataaaaaaaaaccgagacgacttacatgtaagtaaagggaaaacatgttagttttgcatttgaccggaatgtgtcagaaatttgacttttcctgaacgacttacaagttagtcgtccagtagaaaattaaaaaaaataatattttttttctagacgacttacacgaaagtcgtccgtccgacgacttacacgaaagtcgtccaggattttattccgagattctggtcaaactttgcttatcttggacgacttacaggttagtcgtctaggaaaaaaaaaactcgagacGACTAACGTGTAAGTcatctagaaaaaaaatttgtttaataattcaattgcaaaactaacgtGAGACGACTTATAAgttagtcgtctagaaaaaacaaaatattatttttttttaattttctactagacgactaacttgtaagtcgttcaggaaaagtcaaatttctgacataTTTCGGTCatatgcaaaactaacccgtttcccctagacgacttacatgtaaaatattttttttattttatttttaactggacgactaacatgtaagtcgtctcgtttttttttatcaaacaaaggTGGACGACTAACCTGTAAGTCTTCTAgattaaaaatcaattgcaaaactaacctaaatggacgacttcctagaagtcgtccagacgacctCTGTGGAAGTTGtatgcgtcaatgtttaataaactttcattttctctaaacctataaa
The window above is part of the Brassica napus cultivar Da-Ae chromosome C8, Da-Ae, whole genome shotgun sequence genome. Proteins encoded here:
- the BNACNNG43270D gene encoding uncharacterized protein BNACNNG43270D yields the protein MVVMTQCSTILAEERRPLEGGEPTHSHRRRWSTPADPGGESLQECFTTDDEYKEQPSHVSEVSFDDFVSCSSSSGNGYSFYLGGEMSPWGSPLLTESRPIAPTRGEGRRGRSVRRKKDLPPFLTTLDCNGRPRFYHRRVRSEGRLEISGVAVNLPEIVSVRGIEGLRIGTVRVSREHGEGEGK
- the LOC106416104 gene encoding methyl-CpG-binding domain-containing protein 4, producing the protein MAEEENGSVGKPRAKKDIAPGRLIDTYAAQCENCHQWRVIDSQEEYEDIRSRMIDDPFTCDKKQISCEDPADLDYDSSRTWVIDKPGLPKTPKGFKRSLVLRKDYSKMDTYYFTPTGKKLRSRNEVASYVEANPEFKGAPLEDFSFTVPKVMEDTAPPDPKVVASPVAKVAVSPVAAAAPSDDDVSDKSTKSKGFKGKFKLEEVTLSGSPHVSPAP